actttgacttgtaatagagtattttcacattgtggtATTAGTGTAGTGGCAGAAGTGGTAGGATTCCTGTATTTAACACTTACCTCACAACTTCCTAATGAAAGTAAAATGGCAGCAGCACATAGTAATTATCACTTGTTTGTTAAACACAGCACAGCCAAAGTCATCGTTTGCATAATAATTTATtcacatatttttttcacatactatatattattattgctgCAGTTCAGGAGCCTTTCAGGTATTCACTTTCAATATTCCCATAACGGGATTCTATGTTCATATCTctttatatttttcatcttcatgCATGCTAAGTATTACATTTCACAGGAGCAGgatgcaaataaataaaacagtctcTTTTTAAGTTACATGTCATAATCTATCCATTCTATTAATGCTTCAATAACATGCCTTTTTCAAAGTCCATAGGGGGGGAACACTTTTCAGAACATATAGTCTCCATTAGAGGGTGACGGCTTAACAAAGAGCACATTGATAATACATATTGTTAAAGCTGGCAATCTATGATTAATCTTCATTACCACCCAAACCCATGTTCCCCCATCCAAGTGAAGCCCATCTATACCGCATAGGGAAAAGGCTAAGTGTAATACATTTCATCTATGTACAGTAACTTTGAAATATGGCACCAGATCTGCTTGTGAAAAAAAGCTTGAGGTTACATGTTAAAATACTTGTGACTACAATACTCTTTCCTGTTTATTTGAAAAAAGTCTTTATATAACTAGATTCAGCCCCTTAGACAGCGATCACACTTTACAAGCCTAAGTGGAAACACTGGCACACTTTTCTTGACTGTTTTCGGTGGCGTCTGAGAGTAAACAGCGTGCCTTGCAGGCATTGGGAGCATTGTGGTGCGTAACACAGTGTTGGAAAGTAAATCTAACTCATCTTCTATGCACCATGTGTCTCGCTTTGAACAACAGCTTCCGGGCAATGCCAGTCCATAGTTTGATTGGCACCTAATGCAGCAAAGAATATGAAAAATAGTGACAATTTTCGAGAAAAAGCCTGGTACACTGACGACAAgtgttgttggtttttgtgtacgtttcatgtttaaaaaggtgcTTGTTTGTCCGCAGAGTGACTTTACTCGAATATTATGGACAAGTGAGAAATAACATTAACTTTCTCTCATTTGCTcagattagcttagcattcaATTTTCTGACTAAAGTCAGAGATtggctttttttcccacacacaTGCGTATGCATGCACACGCTTAAGCTCttgcatatgcacacataatTGGAAAATAAGGGGATTATTTCTGACCTACAGCAAAGGCAAATCAAGAACTTCAGATAATTCAACCTCAGACTAtctttacagtattttaatattattagtaaTTGCTCAGTTTTATCTGTTGGGTTCTTTGAAGGCACCTAGTGTCACCTAGGCAGAGCAGAACTCTCCATCGTGTAAGCTTTAGGTGTAAGCTTTGTTACAGCAACACAGCTGCCTTTTTAGGAAGGTGATTCTTCTCTCTTGAAGTGTCAAAGACTCTACTTTGTGAATTGATGCTTCATCATGAGTACACAGAGTCTGTCTGTGCTCCTGAATAATAATGCAGTGGTGAGTTTTATGCCCTAATGATCGGGGGTCCTGGGCCAGGGAAAAGCTCTTCTCCAAAATCTAAGAGGTCCTCAAGCCCCCAGGCAGAGAAGCCTCTGTCAGACGTAGGCTGACTCACTAGACTGGGTCCTGCCCAGGTTCGGGGCCTGGGACAGGTGTGAAACATCCTTCTTGCGCACTTCACAGATGGACTTCCTTCGAGCCTGCACCCCTCGCATGGCCGTCTTTATCTTCCTCCAGCCAAGGTGGTTGAGCTCAGCCAGGTTGAGCAGCACACATATGCCACTCACTGCAAACATAAAGACCAGAAACACGGTCTTTTCTGTGGGACGAGACACGTAACACTCCACCTCCTTCACACATGGGTAGCGATCACACTCAAACATCCCTGGCACGTTGAAGCCGTACAGGAAGTACTGGCCGGCCAGGAAGCCGATCTCCAGCGCGTTGCGGAACACCACCTGGATGACATAGAAACGGGAGATGCCCTCCTGCCGTCGCACTTTGGCActcttgtgtgtttgagggagtCCCCGGGGTCCGTTGGGGATCTCCTTGACCTCCAGGCAGTCATGATCCTCTTTGCTGCTGTCAGGGTGCACCAGGATGCCGTTGATGTTGCGGGAGTGAAGCTTGCGAGCGTGATGGTCATGATGGCGGCCGTGGTGACCATGACCGTGGTGATCCATGTAAGGATGCAGGAGAGAGTAGCTTCGGTCACGTGCTTTAGCAGACTGGTGAACAGAATATGTGATGAAGCACAGGCTCGGCGTGCACACCAAGATGATCTGAAAGACCCAGTAGCGGATGTGCGAGATGGGGAAGGCCTTGTCGTAACAAGCCTGGTTGCAGCCGGGCTGCATGGTGTTACAGATGAACATGATTTGCTCATCCTCATACACCTTCTCCCCCACAATGCCTACTATCAGGATACGGAAAATCACCACCACTGTCAGCAGgatcctgcagagagacagaaggagaaggaaagggcaggaaggggaggggggtgaaagGGAGATAGACAATGTCAATTAATGAGGAGCAAATGCAGATTCAGGAATTACCTGGGTGTGATTCTGACAATTTAAATTTCAAGTCTTGGTTCAACATAATCTAACTGGTGATTGGATGCTGCTTTGTTCACCTAAAGCAATTTCagagcaacagacagaaaacaggttTCAGGCAAGATCCcttgttgagtgtgtgtgtgtgtgtgtgtgtgtgtgcgtgcgtgcgtgtgtttgcaCGTGTTATCACTCAGCCGCTGTGACAAACAACACCGTAGGATGGTGGAGTTGCGCTCTAGATAGCATGCACACATGAGCTCCCTAATCATAAGAGACTAAAACAGGTGATTTCACACTCATCTTCACTGCTGAGCTGAAATGGAACAGGACATACACGGACATCAGCGTTAGTGAATGCACACATGCTCAAACAGTTATTGGTATCCATCGATTCAAGGAACAGTGTGGTAAAATATACGTCTATCAGTGTTAATATTAACTCCTGCCTTTCATTGTATTCtattttgtcttcattgtttaataaatattaaaacatttcaacgGGCGCCACAATTGCAAAGCTTTAAAGGATTGTGTCTGTTTAAAGAGCTCTGATACCAAAACAGTCAAACCTGTGAAAAAAAGGCAGCTGCTGTTCCAAGAGTCATAGCACAAGTGCATTATCAGCAACTTAGTGCTGAACCATACAGGTGGCATATTCAAAAAAACTATTGGGACGTCCCATTGAGCATCATTAGTGCATCGCTGCAGTTAGAGAGAGCTGTGTCCAGGGACCGGAGGATCTAGAGAGCAGTGCGGCTGCTTTTCAAGGTGTCTGAGAGACTGGTGTGCTGTACTGTTATCTTCTGGTGTCGATCCAGCATGGGCACTGCGGAGGAGGACTGGGGCTTTAGGGCTGCACTGTCAGCTCTTTCTAATGAGCGAGGAAAGTCTGCACATCATGGGGCTCCCTGGTATTTATGCCACAATGCAGTGGATGTGCATGCTCCCTGTGTGGAGGAGCCAATTACTTAAAACCCGCTTGTTTCTGAGCACAAGAAGGCCACCCAAGGCAACTAAAGGGACAGAGATAGATGGGAGCTGGCCCCAGCTGGGTTGGAGCAACTGGGGTAAATGGCAGCTATGTATGacaattttaaatgaaaagttggTCTAATCCACATGTCACATGAAACTGCATAGTGTATCTTTTAATGAGGACTCAAAAATGCCCACACCCGCCTTCCATGGCGAGTTACCACAGCAACCAGCGAATTGGTGAAAGTGAGGATCtggacacagggagagaagaagggcATAGACACCGAGGTATGGAGGCAAAAATATCCTAGAATTGTGGGAAACGTCTGAAAAGTTACATTTACTTTTCCTTGGggagtgaaaaaataaatgtgtttgatcGAGGAAACAGCTCATGAAAGCCAGGTGAAGGTAAGAGGTCTAGCAGAGGAACATGTGTTAGCGT
The Enoplosus armatus isolate fEnoArm2 chromosome 13, fEnoArm2.hap1, whole genome shotgun sequence genome window above contains:
- the LOC139294894 gene encoding gap junction delta-2 protein-like produces the protein MGEWTILERLLEAAVQQHSTMIGRILLTVVVIFRILIVGIVGEKVYEDEQIMFICNTMQPGCNQACYDKAFPISHIRYWVFQIILVCTPSLCFITYSVHQSAKARDRSYSLLHPYMDHHGHGHHGRHHDHHARKLHSRNINGILVHPDSSKEDHDCLEVKEIPNGPRGLPQTHKSAKVRRQEGISRFYVIQVVFRNALEIGFLAGQYFLYGFNVPGMFECDRYPCVKEVECYVSRPTEKTVFLVFMFAVSGICVLLNLAELNHLGWRKIKTAMRGVQARRKSICEVRKKDVSHLSQAPNLGRTQSSESAYV